In Trichoderma breve strain T069 chromosome 4, whole genome shotgun sequence, the following proteins share a genomic window:
- a CDS encoding down-regulated in metastasis domain-containing protein yields the protein MPARSSGRIEKARKNKHSTPHQKNHRWESFSTKIAKFNSLQPLRKVRRHDLETEDLSSTTSYLQNGLQKWSELNISQPFSSFKREVLPLCDSLPQILHFEERIMASFAKYISTQDKEGLEPLLDLLTAFAHDLGIRFEKYFSQSLDLILAIAGRTQPVEVIEWTFGALAFLFKYLSKLIVPDLRPTYAVMAPLLGKSKHPPFIARFGAEAMSFLVRKAAAPSLRETALVSFVDYVRDDICKLVDDRQFMLYKDGIMTMFAEAIKGTDRTIHSTGSAIFIELMNAIPKEECTLAETTTWTDLVCGVLTSVIHHTEVQTLREFEEAIFDSFDAKLKEAHGDDSQWWMVPYIRVLGVLAGVRKGGRITDWTRLVQQLTAFLSTATRPIDETVEQNELLWALVVVNVAITCHHAPMDSLIPHISRLLQSLTREPFMRLFIPFCSYFSELDPRRFGSLFRSDFQKFIATHWSQGQNEDMLCVLLPQIIENRGFPSAGEKDCCKLPQAWQDQIVSKFENLEISPFPERGPYNKDPQVWRDRCLPKYAALLRILELTAVHPSTNARIAELLLRKLKLALRPSSTLASDEVNFIVSQGFHAYLGMSKTAGSTDPQLAPLLRAAVPRFARSVGFLRTYLAYEQTFPHGHEVDKHEASSGGDTSVSEDDPVIQSLVENLSSPSHDIRLASLELLNKMSNTPEQSQCVEIMLQIEQSPLNLEHTRSIAMYLRKLGQEYGSLTDTTWLKQGIPNFMFGMLTVNLSPVWDDSIEAMKQVAENKQGEDAISLTAFRWLDVSSPRWTPPQSETGSSRAFYSDFECTTLNALQASGKSVQETSGDSKNVMLRTFDDSQRLVEPFSTNAKAQALKVFKALPSIAERRSRQLVPHLFAWAREEEDAHAEEDAQLQAVFWSLADRKGLVGVFAQFINPRVLFQHEQVYDIMLQLLGNGDLDVQKLALKALLAWKQDGVKAYQENLEYLLDEARFKNEITVFLQGDSVIKSEHRADLMPVLLHLLYGRAISRKGGVGGRHGQQTTRLAIIRNLSIEDLGGFLDIAVGKLKDVRVVGPTVNRKKLFDEEIISIRKQFGFLNMALSLISELGTNVSPYMETLVNTILYCLIFSCRRLGCVDTEVDPDAPEEEEKASTHSLLKSTRSTGIKCLIALFQNAQDFQWEPYQDIIIEELVAPRHENLPAETAQGVSGMLQLLSTWSNLPKAALFLAPHGNALPDGALPKIISCIAFEKSKESVKIYVLEMLRSLVRLALAPASESEFNEVIKAELLDPNSTAILDNITTVLRIAPVFQTLENVQAVIRISSFLLQQPARRVNPKLKGRILLVIENFASLPDAAQDEALLQEVYKTVSSLFSYFKDRENRSSLCRVLLAISKQDTEVANVANLCNELNLFKEGRIDEPDYDRRLAAFSSISSSHDEPWSPRQWLPVLHNLIFFIRMDEEFGVLSSNAADGIRRLVQEASDCQSQETKAVFDEYLKQILMPSIYGGAREESETVRREYLRVLGFILTTMPEWAPVADLGGLLNERQEDSTEPSFFFDILSPATSKQMDALRTLEAANASKEMGSQNLTQFFIPLLEHFIFGRADGGDDHGLGAQAASTISNLAMSLNWNHFRTTFHRYIGYIESRQEQQKHTIRLLGKFTDALLLSLPESPDAETMEVDQEESSSSAVRRLRLMAPKPAELATQITDYFLPPLTKHLHQKDESEVSYRVPVGITVVKLLKLLPGPQMDQKLAGVLTDICHILRSKAWEAREMTRDTLVKIAVLLGPSFFGFILKELRGALTKGYQLHVLSYTVHSILVATVPHFAPGDLNPCLSSIVTVIMDDIFGVVGQEKDAEGYVSQMKEVKSSKSQDSMELIAKNASISRLIELVRPLQALLLQKVDLKIVRKIDALLARITAGLLQNPATESRDTLVFCYEVIQEVYNARNPEAEPKLDWKTRRYLVQRGAKKSDRGQTSKHTYKLTRFAFEMLRSILKKYDSIRIPENISGFIPIVGDAILEGEDEVKISAFRLLAVIVKVPFGTADGANIYKIAVKEATRCISMSTSTTTDLAQAALKMLAVVLRDRRDIEVKDAAIDMLLGKLKDDFTEPLYRHITFNFLRSVLDRRIETATVYDTLDQVGTVMITNDDKDTRDLARGAFFQFIRDYPQMRSRWTKQLNFVVANLKYDREGGRISVMEVIHLLLMKSSSDFIQEIAATCFLPLFLVLANDDSEKCRLAAEALIKEIFRKADKERVISFLNLLRSWLSKDGNATVVKLAVQLFGYYFECHEDAVKNQTDFKLIFDKVMTILGSEDVRDVDGGLVGAAIGVVRIFATSFPEKTLSANREELWAKLPHCLGHSETSVKLAAIQVISLYLADFAQRGAGTSAGEDVDGSHGLTLRTGNVEELVRLALRALNGTEVNEGLANELGQVLIFLGPRLPIGDSPDSSDAESEADELDAEDKEEPSAKPKDLQYLFWRLSHILRKEIRPNAVAIIPKVVAMEVLETICRRSALERLQPSLKTILTPLHNLTDPSIPAPFSMDEVFKTKHEGLKTRAQIMMDSLQKKFGTAEYSKQLMSIREEVKARRLQRSSKRKIEAVAQPERYSKDKRKKFEKNRERKKTRSKEQKVMRQAYKTW from the exons ATGCCAGCCCGATCTTCCGGACGCATCGAGAAGGCGCGGAAGAATAAGCACTCGACGCCCCATCAGAAAAACCACAGATGGGAGTCGTTTTCGACCAAGATCGCAAAGTTCAACTCGCTCCAGCCGCTGCGCAAAGTTCGACGACATGACCTCGAAACGGAAGACTTGTCATCGACAACGTCCTATCTCCAGAATGGACTGCAAAAATGGAGCGAACTCAACATTTCACAgcccttttcctctttcaagAGGGAAGTGCTCCCCTTGTGCGACAGCTTACCGCAGATTTTGCACTTTGAAGAACGAATAATGGCTTCGTTTGCCAAATACATCTCGACACAGGACAAGGAAGGACTGGAACCGCTGCTCGATCTCCTGACAGCTTTTGCCCACGACCTGGGAATTCGATTTGAAAAATACTTCTCACAGAGTCTGGACCTCATTCTCGCAATCGCAGGAAGGACTCAGCCCGTCGAAGTCATTGAGTGGACCTTTGGTGCTCTTGCGTTTTTGTTCAAGTACTTGTCCAAACTTATAGTCCCGGATCTTCGACCAACCTACGCCGTAATGGCACCACTCCTTGGAAAGTCCAAGCATCCTCCGTTCATTGCGCGATTCGGCGCTGAGGCTATGAGCTTTCTTGTTAGGAAAGCTGCGGCTCCATCACTCCGCGAGACAGCCCTCGTGTCATTCGTGGACTACGTGCGGGACGATATATGCAAACTGGTGGACGATCGACAGTTCATGCTGTATaaagatggcatcatgaCCATGTTTGCTGAGGCGATCAAGGGAACAGATCGAACCATACATTCGACGGGATCTGCCATATTCATTGAGCTTATGAACGCGATTCCGAAGGAGGAGTGTACGTTGGCTGAGACTACAACATGGACCGACTTGGTCTGTGGCGTCCTAACCAGCGTGATACATCATACCGAAGTACAAACCTTGAGAGAATTCGAAGAGGCAATTTTCGATAGCTTTGATGCCAAGCTGAAAGAGGCTCATGGTGATGATTCTCAGTGGTGGATGGTACCATACATCAGAGTTCTTGGTGTTCTCGCAGGTGTCCGAAAAGGCGGTCGAATTACCGACTGGACACGCCTAGTCCAACAGCTTACTGCTTTCCTTTCAACAGCGACACGGCCGATTGACGAAACCGTTGAGCAAAACGAGCTTTTATGGGCATTAGTCGTCGTTAATGTGGCAATCACCTGTCATCACGCGCCTATGGACTCGCTCATCCCTCACATCTCCCGTCTTCTCCAATCATTGACGAGAGAGCCGTTTATGAGATTATTTATTCCCTTTTGTTCGTATTTTAGCGAGCTTGATCCACGTCGATTTGGAAGCTTGTTCCGTAGTGATTTTCAGAA ATTTATCGCAACCCATTGGTCTCAGGGACAAAATGAAGATATGTTGTGTGTCTTGTTGCCGCAGATCATCGAGAACCGAGGGTTCCCGTCTGCTGGCGAGAAGGATTGCTGCAAACTCCCCCAGGCATGGCAGGACCAGATTGTGTCTAAGTTTGAGAACTTAGAGATTTCACCTTTCCCTGAAAGAGGACCGTACAACAAAGACCCCCAAGTCTGGAGAGACAGATGTCTACCTAAAtatgctgctcttctccgaATCCTGGAGTTGACAGCCGTCCATCCTTCAACCAACGCACGCATTGCAGAGCTTCTGCTACGCAAACTCAAGCTTGCTCTTCGACCCTCGTCCACACTCGCGTCTGATGAAGTCAATTTCATTGTCAGCCAAGGATTTCATGCCTATTTGGGGATGAGCAAGACTGCAGGCTCCACTGATCCCCAACTTGCGCCTCTGCTTCGCGCAGCGGTACCGCGATTTGCACGATCTGTGGGCTTCCTCCGGACCTATCTTGCCTACGAACAAACCTTCCCACATGGGCACGAGGTCGATAAACACGAAGCGTCATCTGGTGGTGATACTTCAGTCTCTGAGGATGACCCTGTGATCCAGTCTTTGGTCGAAAATTTGAGTTCTCCATCTCATGACATTCGGTTGGCGTCTTTGGAATTGCTCAACAAGATGAGCAACACGCCTGAGCAATCCCAATGTGTTGAAATCATGCTTCAGATTGAGCAATCTCCATTGAACCTAGAGCACACTAGATCAATTGCCATGTATCTGCGTAAGCTCGGGCAAGAATACGGCTCCTTGACAGATACGACTTGGCTGAAACAAGGTATACCAAACTTCATGTTTGGCATGCTGACAGTCAATCTGTCTCCAGTATGGGACGACTCAATAGAAGCGATGAAGCAGGTTGCTGAGAATAAACAAGGCGAGGATGCTATTTCTCTCACCGCATTCCGATGGCTGGATGTATCGTCACCGCGGTGGACACCACCACAATCCGAAACTGGCTCCTCTCGCGCTTTCTATTCCGATTTCGAATGCACTACATTGAACGCTCTTCAAGCGTCCGGAAAGAGCGTTCAAGAAACATCAGGCGATTCGAAGAATGTGATGTTGCGCACATTTGATGACAGCCAGCGACTGGTTGAGCCTTTCTCTACAAACGCCAAGGCTCAGGCCCTGAAAGTATTCAAAGCTCTGCCTTCTATCGCGGAGAGAAGGTCCCGTCAGCTGGTACCCCATCTGTTTGCTTGGGCTcgcgaggaggaagatgctcATGCCGAAGAGGACGCCCAATTACAAGCAGTCTTCTGGTCATTAGCTGACAGAAAGGGGCTTGTTGGCGTCTTTGCACAATTCATCAATCCAAGAGTCTTGTTCCAACATGAGCAAGTTTACGACATCATGTTACAGCTGCTAGGAAATGGTGATTTGGACGTTCAAAAGCTTGCGCTGAAAGCTCTTCTAGCATGGAAGCAAGACGGCGTGAAGGCTTATCAGGAGAATCTGGAGTaccttcttgatgaagctcGCTTCAAGAACGAAATAACTGTCTTCCTCCAAGGAGATAGCGTCATCAAATCTGAGCATCGAGCCGATTTGATGCCtgttctccttcatctcctttaCGGTCGTGCAATTTCAAGAAAGGGAGGAGTTGGCGGTCGTCACGGCCAGCAAACGACTCGACTTGCCATTATCCGAAATCTATCCATTGAGGATCTCGGTGGCTTTCTTGACATTGCCGTAGGAAAACTCAAAGATGTGCGAGTGGTTGGTCCTACAGTCAATCGGAAGAAGCTCTTTGACGAGGAAATTATTTCGATTCGTAAACAATTTGGTTTCCTGAACATGGCCCTGTCTCTCATTTCGGAGTTGGGCACTAACGTGTCCCCTTACATGGAAACACTCGTCAACACGATCTTGTACtgcctcatcttctcttgcAGACGACTGGGTTGTGTAGATACAGAAGTGGACCCTGATGCTcccgaagaagaggaaaaggccaGCACGCATTCACTGCTCAAGTCCACGAGGTCAACGGGTATCAAGTGTTTGATTGCTCTGTTCCAGAATGCCCAGGATTTCCAATGGGAGCCTTATCAGGATATCATCATTGAAGAATTGGTGGCGCCCAGGCACGAAAATCTGCCAGCCGAGACCGCACAAGGAGTATCTGGCATGCTGCAATTGTTGTCGACATGGTCCAATCTGCCCAAGGCGGCGCTCTTCCTTGCTCCTCACGGCAATGCGCTACCGGACGGTGCCTTGCCAAAGATTATTTCTTGCATTGCATTCGAAAAGTCGAAAGAATCAGTCAAGATATATGTTCTTGAAATGCTTCGCAGCTTGGTAAGGCTGGCCTTGGCTCCTGCTAGTGAGTCTGAATTCAATGAGGTTATAAAAGCTGAGCTTCTTGACCCGAATTCAACTGCGATATTGGACAATATCACTACTGTTTTGAGAATTG CTCCAGTCTTTCAAACTTTGGAAAACGTTCAAGCAGTTATTCGAATTTCGAGCTTCTTGTTGCAGCAACCCGCACGTCGAGTCAATCCTAAGCTCAAGGGCCGGATTCTCCTGGTGATTGAGAACTTTGCCTCGCTACCTGACGCAGCGCAGGATGAGGCACTGCTTCAGGAGGTTTACAAGACAGTTTCATCCCTTTTCAGCTACTTCAAGGATCGAGAAAACCGCTCTTCTCTGTGTCGGGTTCTTTTGGCCATCTCGAAACAAGACACCGAAGTTGCCAACGTCGCCAACCTTTGCAACGAGTTGAACTTGTTCAAGGAGGGCCGCATTGACGAGCCAGACTATGACAGACGCCTTGCCGCATTCAGCTCCATCTCGAGCAGTCACGATGAGCCATGGTCTCCTAGACAGTGGCTTCCTGTTCTCCACAACCTGATTTTCTTTATTCGCATGGATGAGGAATTCGGTGTGCTCTCATCCAATGCTGCTGATGGCATTCGACGTCTGGTGCAAGAAGCGTCGGATTGTCAATCACAAGAAACGAAAGCCGTCTTTGACGAATATCTCAAGCAGATCCTCATGCCTTCAATTTACGGTGGTGCTCGAGAAGAGTCAGAAACTGTTCGGCGAGAGTATCTACGCGTGCTAGGGTTCATTCTTACCACAATGCCTGAATGGGCCCCCGTGGCTGACTTGGGCGGTCTCCTGAATGAGCGTCAAGAAGACTCTACGGAACCCTCGTTCTTCTTTGACATCCTAAGTCCAGCAACTTCGAAACAAATGGATGCCCTGCGAACATTGGAAGCTGCAAATGCAAGCAAAGAAATGGGCAGCCAGAATCTGACAcaattcttcatccccttACTGGAGCATTTCATCTTTGGAAGAgctgatggcggcgatgatcATGGACTTGGTGCGCAAGCGGCAAGCACAATCAGCAACCTTGCCATGTCCTTGAACTGGAACCACTTCCGTACAACTTTCCATCGGTACATTGGTTACATCGAATCGAGacaagagcagcagaagcatACCATCCGTCTTTTGGGTAAATTTACTGACGCTCTGTTGCTCTCGTTGCCTGAAAGCCCGGATGCCGAAACAATGGAGGTAGACCAAGAAGAAAGCTCATCTTCTGCAGTACGACGGCTACGTCTCATGGCTCCGAAGCCCGCTGAATTGGCCACCCAGATCACGGATTACTTCCTACCACCACTTACCAAACATTTGCATCAGAAAGATGAGTCCGAGGTCAGCTACCGTGTTCCCGTTGGTATCACCGTCGTCAAGCTCTTGAAACTGTTGCCTGGCCCGCAAATGGATCAGAAGCTCGCTGGTGTTTTGACCGACATTTGTCACATCTTGCGCAGCAAAGCATGGGAGGCAAGGGAGATGACTCGAGATACTCTCGTCAAAATTGCTGTTCTTTTGGGCCCTTCCTTTTTCGGGTTTATTCTGAAAGAGCTTCGAGGAGCACTCACTAAAGGCTATCAATTGCACGTCCTCTCATACACTGTACACTCCATCCTGGTTGCTACCGTGCCTCACTTCGCACCCGGTGACCTTAACCCTTGCCTGTCATCGATCGTCACTGTCATCATGGATGACATatttggtgttgttggccaAGAGAAGGATGCTGAGGGCTATGTTAGTCAAATGAAGGAAGtaaagagcagcaagagtCAAGACTCGATGGAACTAATCGCCAAGAACGCATCCATAAGTCGCCTCATTGAGCTTGTGCGGCCGCTACAAGCTCTTTTGCTGCAAAAAGTGGATTTGAAGATTGTGCGCAAGATTGACGCCCTGCTGGCCCGTATCACGGCAGGTCTTTTACAGAATCCAGCCACCGAAAGCCGTGACACTCTGGTATTCTGTTACGAGGTTATCCAGGAAGTTTACAATGCGCGAAACCCAGAGGCTGAACCGAAACTGGACTGGAAGACTCGAAGATATTTAGTACAGAGAGGAGCCAAAAAGAGCGACCGAGGTCAAACCAGCAAGCATACATACAAGTTGACTCGCTTCGCATTCGAGATGCTGAGATCGATATTGAAGAAGTACGATAGCATACGAATTCCTGAGAACATCTCTGGTTTCATTCCCATCGTTGGTGATGCCATTCTggagggcgaagatgaggtCAAGATCTCAGCGTTCCGACTTTTGGCAGTCATCGTTAAAGTTCCCTTTGGAACTGCTGATGGGGCAAATATCTACAAGATTgccgtcaaggaggccaCGAGGTGCATCTCAATGTCGACCTCGACCACGACTGACTTGGCGCAAGCGGCTTTGAAGATGCTTGCTGTCGTGCTGAGAGATCGACGAGATATTGAGGTCAAAGATGCTGCTATCGATATGCTATTGGGGAAGCTAAAGGACGACTTCACAGAGCCCCTGTATCGACACATCACTTTCAATTTCCTGCGATCTGTGCTCGACCGCCGCATTGAAACAGCGACAGTCTACGACACTCTGGATCAAGTCGGCACAGTCATGATTACCAACGATGACAAGGACACACGAGATCTAGCACGAGGCGCCTTCTTCCAGTTTATCCGGGACTACCCTCAGATGAGATCTCGTTGGACAAAGCAACTCAACTTCGTGGTCGCCAACCTCAAGTATGATCGCGAAGGTGGCCGCATTTCGGTCATGGAGGTGATACACTTGCTGCTCATGAAGTCATCCAGCGACTTCATCCAAGAAATTGCGGCAACATGCTTCTTGCCGCTCTTCCTGGTTCTGGCGAACGATGACAGTGAGAAGTGTCGCCTCGCGGCTGAAGCCCTGATCAAAGAGATCTTCCGCAAAGCTGATAAGGAGCGAGTAATCTCATTCCTTAACCTGCTTCGGTCGTGGCTTagcaaagatggaaatgcTACGGTCGTCAAGCTTGCCGTACAGCTCTTTGGCTATTACTTCGAGTGTCATGAGGATGCCGTCAAGAACCAAACTGACTTCAAACTCATCTTCGATAAGGTCATGACAATTCTTGGATCTGAAGATGTTcgtgatgttgatggagggCTTGTTGGTGCTGCAATTGGTGTTGTGCGCATATTCGCCACCAGCTTCCCTGAAAAGACCTTGTCTGCCAATAGAGAAGAATTGTGGGCCAAACTACCACACTGTCTTGGGCACAGCGAGACCTCAGTTAAGTTGGCTGCTATTCAGGTGATCAGCTTGTATCTCGCGGACTTTGCTCAGCGAGGCGCCGGCACTTCTGCAGGcgaagatgttgatggatCTCATGGCCTTACACTCCGGACTGGTAATGTGGAGGAGCTCGTCCGCCTCGCACTCAGGGCCCTGAACGGCACCGAAGTTAATGAGGGTTTGGCAAACGAGCTCGGGCAGGTTCTCATATTCCTCGGCCCCCGTCTTCCCATTGGAGACTCACCCGATTCCTCGGATGCCGAATCAGAGGCAGATGAGCTGGATGCtgaggacaaggaggagccAAGTGCAAAGCCCAAAGATTTGCAGTACTTGTTCTGGCGCCTATCACACATTCTGCGCAAGGAGATTCGTCCCAACGCTGTTGCCATCATTCCCAAGGTCGTCGCCATGGAGGTGCTGGAGACGATCTGCCGCCGCTCTGCCTTAGAGCGACTCCAGCCTTCGCTTAAGACCATCCTGACGCCGCTGCATAATCTCACCGACCCATCCATCCCGGCACCTTTCAGCATGGATGAGGTGTTCAAGACAAAGCACGAAGGTCTCAAGACAAGAGCACAGATCATGATGGATTCCCTGCAGAAGAAATTTGGCACTGCCGAGTACAGCAAGCAGCTCATGTCCATTCGTGAGGAGGTCAAGGCGCGCCGACTGCAGCGATCAAGCAAGAGGAAGATTGAGGCGGTAGCGCAGCCTGAGAGGTACAGCAAggacaagaggaagaagtttgaGAAGAACAGGGAGCgcaagaagacgaggtcGAAGGAGCAGAAGGTGATGAGACAGGCATACAAGACATGGTGA
- a CDS encoding DNL zinc finger domain-containing protein gives MASKSAPLIAPLLRRAFVPRNIPRPFSLRNSSQPASSQLRFAHAIPRPPRKLPQKEPATTDSPASESDRPELKGPAFYQLSFTCVPCGHRSHHNVSKQGYHHGSTLITCPSCRNRHVISDHLNIFGDRKITVEDLMREKGQLVKRGSLGEDGDIEFWPEEVVPEDLAEDASKNTKGSA, from the coding sequence atggcttcaaaATCAGCACCCCTAATAGCGCCTCTCCTGCGCCGAGCTTTCGTCCCACGAAACATTCCCCGCCCGTTCTCTCTCCGCAACAGCTCGCAACCCGCCTCATCACAGCTTCGTTTCGCCCACGCCATCCCCCGTCCTCCCCGCAAGCTCCCGCAAAAAGAACCCGCCACCACAGATTCTCCCGCAAGCGAAAGCGACCGACCAGAGCTCAAGGGCCCGGCATTCTACCAGCTCTCCTTCACTTGCGTGCCCTGCGGCCATCGCTCGCACCACAACGTCTCTAAGCAGGGATATCATCATGGCTCTACGCTGATTACATGCCCGAGCTGTCGCAATAGACATGTGATAAGCGACCACTTGAACATCTTTGGCGACCGGAAAATCACTGTCGAGGACTTGATGAGGGAAAAGGGCCAGCTGGTCAAGAGGGGTTCCTTGGGCGAGGACGGAGACATTGAATTCTGGCCTGAGGAAGTGGTGCCAGAGGACTTGGCAGAGGATGCAAGCAAAAATACAAAGGGATCAGCATAA